In the Salvelinus namaycush isolate Seneca chromosome 35, SaNama_1.0, whole genome shotgun sequence genome, one interval contains:
- the parp9 gene encoding protein mono-ADP-ribosyltransferase PARP9 isoform X1 has translation MAKSDNLPLEEEMVSILGQCGPALTYALQSKFGCTAVLHGVDAASAGAGQSMKPEMRFSTQLSKGLRVSVWRDDLTTHHGVDAVVNAANEHLSHGAGLAKALSDAGGPDIQRESERYIKTFGKLVTGNAIVAPPGYLPYKKIIHVVGPCLPYKPSKSDVNIATPKLEKAVRNILEEMKKHHLKSVAIPAISSGLFNFPLPLCADVIVKTLKQYHDHNYSGAPLEVRLVNHDDLSVGEMKRACCEILGSTVSHSQPAAARGQPPKASYSKAVSHGNGSTLMKVNNVTLNLTKGYIEKQKTGGIVNTISSNLDLSSGAISKAILGKAGKGIQGEISKFYNYNKYSDVIETSGHNLSCSYVYHTICPHKSQASEKVLGDVISKCLSLAQKKRLSSISFPAIGTGMLGFNKQEVAQIMMDTAVEFSKQNNGTNMEIYYVIYPEDTETYRAFEDKLKSLQGATQYSSSFNSPSAQGEIPVKRSRSVFEPTTGYFDSRDPRESAQPYIELSGAFDETLREARSWYCSVFYPVSKNVFTIRNNFIQHFGQHEFGKLLNFQTKFKVSIEVFFKDGCAGVNIHGAFRDVTAAVLEVEAMCCKVQEDFAKEEERDMDLRTSTSSPRKPVDESSSDYRERQLNFSGLKIVRVEKVENSALKQVFELKKKQLDVSTSQRMYQRLPAQYCHLLNRVGFQREFAPPDELIYGEGIYFSGSVDGARKQWKGLADEAYLYFVEAQVLTGKSTHGSPDLIVPPVIPSGDPITLYDSVKGGVDTFVIFNGHQALPEYLIICKKE, from the exons ATGGCCAAGTCAGACAATTTGCCTCTGGAGGAGGAGATGGTGAGCATCCTGGGCCAATGTGGACCAGCTCTGACTTACGCCCTGCAAAGCAAGTTTGGATGCACTGCCGTGCTCCATGGTGTGGATGCTGCCAGTGCAGGTGCAGGACAGTCCATGAAGCCTGAGATGAGGTTTTCTACCCAGCTGTCCAAGGGCCTCAGGGTGTCTGTATGGAGGGACGACCTTACCACTCATCATGGCGTAGATGCTGTGGTCAACGCGGCCAATGAGCACCTCAGTCATGGGGCAGGTCTCGCCAAGGCGCTTAGCGATGCCGGTGGCCCAGATATCCAGCGAGAGAGTGAGCGGTACATAAAGACCTTCGGAAAGTTGGTAACGGGAAATGCCATCGTTGCCCCACCTGGATACCTTCCATACAAGAAGATCATTCATGTCGTTGGTCCATGCCTACCATACAAGCCCTCAAAATCTGATGTTAATATTGCCACACCAAAACTTGAAAAGGCTGTTAGAAACATTCTAGAGGAGATGAAGAAACATCATCTGAAGTCTGTTGCCATTCCTGCCATAAGTTCTGGCTTGTTCAACTTTCCCTTGCCACTCTGTGCAGACGTCATTGTTAAAACCCTGAAACAGTACCATGATCACAATTACTCCGGAGCTCCTTTAGAGGTTCGCCTGGTCAATCACGATGACCTATCGGTCGGGGAGATGAAGAGAGCATGCTGTGAAATACTGGGGTCAACGGTTTCACACAGTCAACCAGCGGCAGCTCGGGGGCAGCCACCTAAAGCTTCATACAGTAAAGCTGTGAGTCACGGAAATGGCTCAACTTTGATGAAAGTCAACAATGTCACTCTGAACCTCACAAAAGGATACATTGAGAAACAGAAG ACAGGCGGCATTGTGAACACAATTTCTTCCAACCTTGATTTGTCATCCGGGGCAATATCCAAAGCAATTCTGGGAAAGGCTGGAAAAGGCATACAGGGGGAGATATCGAAATTCTACAACTACAACAAATACAGTGACGTTATTGAGACCAGTGGACACAATTTATCATGCAGTTACGTGTACCACACGATATGTCCTCACAAAAGTCAAGCATCTGAAAAG GTTCTTGGTGACGTCATCTCAAAGTGTCTGAGCTTGGCCCAAAAAAAACGGCTGTCATCAATCTCCTTCCCAGCCATTGGTACTGGTATGTTGGGCTTCAACAAGCAAGAGGTTGCCCAGATTATGATGGACACAGCAGTGGAATTTTCCAAGCAAAACAATGGCACGAACATGGAAATCTATTATGTTATATATCCAGAGGACACTGAGACATATAGg GCTTTTGAAGACAAATTGAAATCTCTTCAAGGCGCAACACAATATTCTAGCTCCTTCAACAGTCCCTCCGCTCAAGGTGAGATCCCAGTCAAAAGAAGTAGAAGTG TATTTGAGCCCACAACTGGCTATTTCGACTCCAGAGATCCAAGGGAAAGCGCACAACCATATATTGAGCTCAGCGGTGCCTTTGATGAGACATTGAGAGAGGCCAGATCCTGGTATTGTTCTGTTTTCTACCCTGTCTCCAAGAATGTCTTCACCATTCGCAACAATTTCATCCAGCACTTTGGTCAACATGAGTTTGGAAAGCTGCTGAATTTTCAGACCAAGTTCAAAGTTTCCATTGAGGTGTTCTTTAAAGATGGTTGTGCCGGCGTGAACATCCATGGGGCTTTTAGAGATGTCACAGCTGCTGTATTAGAGGTGGAAGCCATGTGCTGCAAAGTCCAAGAGGATTTCGCTAAAGAAGAGGAGCGTGACATGGACCTGAGAACTTCCACCAGTTCCCCAAGGAAGCCTGTCGACGAGAGCAGTTCTGACTATAGAGAAAGACAGCTGAATTTTTCCGGCCTTAAAATTGTCAGG GTTGAGAAAGTGGAGAACAGTGCCCTGAAGCAGGTCTTCGAGCTTAAAAAGAAGCAGTTGGACGTGTCTACCTCTCAGCGAATGTACCAGCGCCTGCCAGCGCAATACTGTCATCTGCTCAACAGAGTGGGCTTCCAGAGGGAGTTTGCACCACCTGACG AGCTAATCTACGGAGAGGGGATCTACTTCAGTGGCAGCGTGGATGGGGCAAGGAAGCAGTGGAAAGGCTTGGCAGACGAGGCATACCTGTACTTCGTTGAGGCGCAAGTGCTGACAGGGAAGTCCACACATGGCTCACCAGATCTTATTGTGCCACCGGTGATCCCCAGTGGAGACCCCATCACTCTTTATGACAGCGTGAAAGGGGGTGTGGACACCTTTGTCATCTTCAATGGTCACCAGGCCCTACCTGAATATCTGATCATCTGCAAAAAAGAATGA
- the parp9 gene encoding protein mono-ADP-ribosyltransferase PARP9 isoform X3, protein MAKSDNLPLEEEMVSILGQCGPALTYALQSKFGCTAVLHGVDAASAGAGQSMKPEMRFSTQLSKGLRVSVWRDDLTTHHGVDAVVNAANEHLSHGAGLAKALSDAGGPDIQRESERYIKTFGKLVTGNAIVAPPGYLPYKKIIHVVGPCLPYKPSKSDVNIATPKLEKAVRNILEEMKKHHLKSVAIPAISSGLFNFPLPLCADVIVKTLKQYHDHNYSGAPLEVRLVNHDDLSVGEMKRACCEILGSTVSHSQPAAARGQPPKASYSKAVSHGNGSTLMKVNNVTLNLTKGYIEKQKTGGIVNTISSNLDLSSGAISKAILGKAGKGIQGEISKFYNYNKYSDVIETSGHNLSCSYVYHTICPHKSQASEKVLGDVISKCLSLAQKKRLSSISFPAIGTGMLGFNKQEVAQIMMDTAVEFSKQNNGTNMEIYYVIYPEDTETYRAFEDKLKSLQGATQYSSSFNSPSAQGEIPVKRSRSVFEPTTGYFDSRDPRESAQPYIELSGAFDETLREARSWYCSVFYPVSKNVFTIRNNFIQHFGQHEFGKLLNFQTKFKVSIEVFFKDGCAGVNIHGAFRDVTAAVLEVEAMCCKVQEDFAKEEERDMDLRTSTSSPRKPVDESSSDYRERQLNFSGLKIVRVEKVENSALKQVFELKKKQLDVSTSQRMYQRLPAQYCHLLNRVGFQREFAPPDGLQRVGNFPEFFRKFFMGT, encoded by the exons ATGGCCAAGTCAGACAATTTGCCTCTGGAGGAGGAGATGGTGAGCATCCTGGGCCAATGTGGACCAGCTCTGACTTACGCCCTGCAAAGCAAGTTTGGATGCACTGCCGTGCTCCATGGTGTGGATGCTGCCAGTGCAGGTGCAGGACAGTCCATGAAGCCTGAGATGAGGTTTTCTACCCAGCTGTCCAAGGGCCTCAGGGTGTCTGTATGGAGGGACGACCTTACCACTCATCATGGCGTAGATGCTGTGGTCAACGCGGCCAATGAGCACCTCAGTCATGGGGCAGGTCTCGCCAAGGCGCTTAGCGATGCCGGTGGCCCAGATATCCAGCGAGAGAGTGAGCGGTACATAAAGACCTTCGGAAAGTTGGTAACGGGAAATGCCATCGTTGCCCCACCTGGATACCTTCCATACAAGAAGATCATTCATGTCGTTGGTCCATGCCTACCATACAAGCCCTCAAAATCTGATGTTAATATTGCCACACCAAAACTTGAAAAGGCTGTTAGAAACATTCTAGAGGAGATGAAGAAACATCATCTGAAGTCTGTTGCCATTCCTGCCATAAGTTCTGGCTTGTTCAACTTTCCCTTGCCACTCTGTGCAGACGTCATTGTTAAAACCCTGAAACAGTACCATGATCACAATTACTCCGGAGCTCCTTTAGAGGTTCGCCTGGTCAATCACGATGACCTATCGGTCGGGGAGATGAAGAGAGCATGCTGTGAAATACTGGGGTCAACGGTTTCACACAGTCAACCAGCGGCAGCTCGGGGGCAGCCACCTAAAGCTTCATACAGTAAAGCTGTGAGTCACGGAAATGGCTCAACTTTGATGAAAGTCAACAATGTCACTCTGAACCTCACAAAAGGATACATTGAGAAACAGAAG ACAGGCGGCATTGTGAACACAATTTCTTCCAACCTTGATTTGTCATCCGGGGCAATATCCAAAGCAATTCTGGGAAAGGCTGGAAAAGGCATACAGGGGGAGATATCGAAATTCTACAACTACAACAAATACAGTGACGTTATTGAGACCAGTGGACACAATTTATCATGCAGTTACGTGTACCACACGATATGTCCTCACAAAAGTCAAGCATCTGAAAAG GTTCTTGGTGACGTCATCTCAAAGTGTCTGAGCTTGGCCCAAAAAAAACGGCTGTCATCAATCTCCTTCCCAGCCATTGGTACTGGTATGTTGGGCTTCAACAAGCAAGAGGTTGCCCAGATTATGATGGACACAGCAGTGGAATTTTCCAAGCAAAACAATGGCACGAACATGGAAATCTATTATGTTATATATCCAGAGGACACTGAGACATATAGg GCTTTTGAAGACAAATTGAAATCTCTTCAAGGCGCAACACAATATTCTAGCTCCTTCAACAGTCCCTCCGCTCAAGGTGAGATCCCAGTCAAAAGAAGTAGAAGTG TATTTGAGCCCACAACTGGCTATTTCGACTCCAGAGATCCAAGGGAAAGCGCACAACCATATATTGAGCTCAGCGGTGCCTTTGATGAGACATTGAGAGAGGCCAGATCCTGGTATTGTTCTGTTTTCTACCCTGTCTCCAAGAATGTCTTCACCATTCGCAACAATTTCATCCAGCACTTTGGTCAACATGAGTTTGGAAAGCTGCTGAATTTTCAGACCAAGTTCAAAGTTTCCATTGAGGTGTTCTTTAAAGATGGTTGTGCCGGCGTGAACATCCATGGGGCTTTTAGAGATGTCACAGCTGCTGTATTAGAGGTGGAAGCCATGTGCTGCAAAGTCCAAGAGGATTTCGCTAAAGAAGAGGAGCGTGACATGGACCTGAGAACTTCCACCAGTTCCCCAAGGAAGCCTGTCGACGAGAGCAGTTCTGACTATAGAGAAAGACAGCTGAATTTTTCCGGCCTTAAAATTGTCAGG GTTGAGAAAGTGGAGAACAGTGCCCTGAAGCAGGTCTTCGAGCTTAAAAAGAAGCAGTTGGACGTGTCTACCTCTCAGCGAATGTACCAGCGCCTGCCAGCGCAATACTGTCATCTGCTCAACAGAGTGGGCTTCCAGAGGGAGTTTGCACCACCTGACG ggttgcaaagggtcggaaactttccggaaTTTTTCAGGAAATTTTTCATGGGAACTTAA
- the parp9 gene encoding protein mono-ADP-ribosyltransferase PARP9 isoform X2 — protein MAKSDNLPLEEEMVSILGQCGPALTYALQSKFGCTAVLHGVDAASAGAGQSMKPEMRFSTQLSKGLRVSVWRDDLTTHHGVDAVVNAANEHLSHGAGLAKALSDAGGPDIQRESERYIKTFGKLVTGNAIVAPPGYLPYKKIIHVVGPCLPYKPSKSDVNIATPKLEKAVRNILEEMKKHHLKSVAIPAISSGLFNFPLPLCADVIVKTLKQYHDHNYSGAPLEVRLVNHDDLSVGEMKRACCEILGSTVSHSQPAAARGQPPKASYSKAVSHGNGSTLMKVNNVTLNLTKGYIEKQKTGGIVNTISSNLDLSSGAISKAILGKAGKGIQGEISKFYNYNKYSDVIETSGHNLSCSYVYHTICPHKSQASEKVLGDVISKCLSLAQKKRLSSISFPAIGTGMLGFNKQEVAQIMMDTAVEFSKQNNGTNMEIYYVIYPEDTETYRAFEDKLKSLQGATQYSSSFNSPSAQVFEPTTGYFDSRDPRESAQPYIELSGAFDETLREARSWYCSVFYPVSKNVFTIRNNFIQHFGQHEFGKLLNFQTKFKVSIEVFFKDGCAGVNIHGAFRDVTAAVLEVEAMCCKVQEDFAKEEERDMDLRTSTSSPRKPVDESSSDYRERQLNFSGLKIVRVEKVENSALKQVFELKKKQLDVSTSQRMYQRLPAQYCHLLNRVGFQREFAPPDELIYGEGIYFSGSVDGARKQWKGLADEAYLYFVEAQVLTGKSTHGSPDLIVPPVIPSGDPITLYDSVKGGVDTFVIFNGHQALPEYLIICKKE, from the exons ATGGCCAAGTCAGACAATTTGCCTCTGGAGGAGGAGATGGTGAGCATCCTGGGCCAATGTGGACCAGCTCTGACTTACGCCCTGCAAAGCAAGTTTGGATGCACTGCCGTGCTCCATGGTGTGGATGCTGCCAGTGCAGGTGCAGGACAGTCCATGAAGCCTGAGATGAGGTTTTCTACCCAGCTGTCCAAGGGCCTCAGGGTGTCTGTATGGAGGGACGACCTTACCACTCATCATGGCGTAGATGCTGTGGTCAACGCGGCCAATGAGCACCTCAGTCATGGGGCAGGTCTCGCCAAGGCGCTTAGCGATGCCGGTGGCCCAGATATCCAGCGAGAGAGTGAGCGGTACATAAAGACCTTCGGAAAGTTGGTAACGGGAAATGCCATCGTTGCCCCACCTGGATACCTTCCATACAAGAAGATCATTCATGTCGTTGGTCCATGCCTACCATACAAGCCCTCAAAATCTGATGTTAATATTGCCACACCAAAACTTGAAAAGGCTGTTAGAAACATTCTAGAGGAGATGAAGAAACATCATCTGAAGTCTGTTGCCATTCCTGCCATAAGTTCTGGCTTGTTCAACTTTCCCTTGCCACTCTGTGCAGACGTCATTGTTAAAACCCTGAAACAGTACCATGATCACAATTACTCCGGAGCTCCTTTAGAGGTTCGCCTGGTCAATCACGATGACCTATCGGTCGGGGAGATGAAGAGAGCATGCTGTGAAATACTGGGGTCAACGGTTTCACACAGTCAACCAGCGGCAGCTCGGGGGCAGCCACCTAAAGCTTCATACAGTAAAGCTGTGAGTCACGGAAATGGCTCAACTTTGATGAAAGTCAACAATGTCACTCTGAACCTCACAAAAGGATACATTGAGAAACAGAAG ACAGGCGGCATTGTGAACACAATTTCTTCCAACCTTGATTTGTCATCCGGGGCAATATCCAAAGCAATTCTGGGAAAGGCTGGAAAAGGCATACAGGGGGAGATATCGAAATTCTACAACTACAACAAATACAGTGACGTTATTGAGACCAGTGGACACAATTTATCATGCAGTTACGTGTACCACACGATATGTCCTCACAAAAGTCAAGCATCTGAAAAG GTTCTTGGTGACGTCATCTCAAAGTGTCTGAGCTTGGCCCAAAAAAAACGGCTGTCATCAATCTCCTTCCCAGCCATTGGTACTGGTATGTTGGGCTTCAACAAGCAAGAGGTTGCCCAGATTATGATGGACACAGCAGTGGAATTTTCCAAGCAAAACAATGGCACGAACATGGAAATCTATTATGTTATATATCCAGAGGACACTGAGACATATAGg GCTTTTGAAGACAAATTGAAATCTCTTCAAGGCGCAACACAATATTCTAGCTCCTTCAACAGTCCCTCCGCTCAAG TATTTGAGCCCACAACTGGCTATTTCGACTCCAGAGATCCAAGGGAAAGCGCACAACCATATATTGAGCTCAGCGGTGCCTTTGATGAGACATTGAGAGAGGCCAGATCCTGGTATTGTTCTGTTTTCTACCCTGTCTCCAAGAATGTCTTCACCATTCGCAACAATTTCATCCAGCACTTTGGTCAACATGAGTTTGGAAAGCTGCTGAATTTTCAGACCAAGTTCAAAGTTTCCATTGAGGTGTTCTTTAAAGATGGTTGTGCCGGCGTGAACATCCATGGGGCTTTTAGAGATGTCACAGCTGCTGTATTAGAGGTGGAAGCCATGTGCTGCAAAGTCCAAGAGGATTTCGCTAAAGAAGAGGAGCGTGACATGGACCTGAGAACTTCCACCAGTTCCCCAAGGAAGCCTGTCGACGAGAGCAGTTCTGACTATAGAGAAAGACAGCTGAATTTTTCCGGCCTTAAAATTGTCAGG GTTGAGAAAGTGGAGAACAGTGCCCTGAAGCAGGTCTTCGAGCTTAAAAAGAAGCAGTTGGACGTGTCTACCTCTCAGCGAATGTACCAGCGCCTGCCAGCGCAATACTGTCATCTGCTCAACAGAGTGGGCTTCCAGAGGGAGTTTGCACCACCTGACG AGCTAATCTACGGAGAGGGGATCTACTTCAGTGGCAGCGTGGATGGGGCAAGGAAGCAGTGGAAAGGCTTGGCAGACGAGGCATACCTGTACTTCGTTGAGGCGCAAGTGCTGACAGGGAAGTCCACACATGGCTCACCAGATCTTATTGTGCCACCGGTGATCCCCAGTGGAGACCCCATCACTCTTTATGACAGCGTGAAAGGGGGTGTGGACACCTTTGTCATCTTCAATGGTCACCAGGCCCTACCTGAATATCTGATCATCTGCAAAAAAGAATGA